Proteins co-encoded in one Arachis hypogaea cultivar Tifrunner chromosome 11, arahy.Tifrunner.gnm2.J5K5, whole genome shotgun sequence genomic window:
- the LOC112720116 gene encoding ABC transporter G family member 26-like — translation METRREDAEIEDISIMSPPLVGSMRIEGCNNNDYSHNNNEFLSHSYFHNNCSEIDIQIDDSSFNQIGPLPIYLKFEDVEFKVRNNTRAASKNPVKRIVSKVTRENKNNNGEGDDKYKKILKGITGSIGPGEILALMGPSGSGKTTLLRVIGARLLDNVKGKITYNDVRYTPAVKRRIGFVTQEDILFPQLTVEETLVFSALLRLPTNMSKQQKYAKVDTTIKQLGLERCRNTKIGGGYLKGISGGERKRTSIGYEILVDPSLLLLDEPTSGLDSTSANKLLVTLQGLAKAGRTIITTIHQPSSRIFHMFDKLLLISEGYPVYYGKARESMDYFSSLRFMPEIPMNPAEFLLDLATGQVNDISFPAEVLQDQLTNDPSRAVINYLKIKYKALLEPKEKENHGAATTAEHLQQAIQVKKEWTLSWLDQFVILSRRTFRARCKDYFDKLRLVQALGIALLLGLLWWKSSTNTEAQLRDQVGLMFYICIFWTSTCIFGAVYVFPFEKIYLIKERKADMYRLSVYYACSTLCDMVAHVFYPTFFMIIVYFMAGFKRTVACFFLTLFSVLLIAVTSQGAGELFGAAVMSIKRAGMAASLVLMLFLLTGGYYVQHIPKFMQWLKYLSYLFYGFRLLLKVQYSGDQLYDCESEGGCRPLQSSPTFSTVNLKGGLKEVWVVLAMAMCFRFLAYICLRRRIDAYK, via the exons ATGGAAACTAGAAGAGAGGATGCTGAAATTGAAGACATTTCAATAATGTCACCTCCCTTAGTGGGTTCTATGAGAATTGAAGGGTGCAACAATAATGACTATTCTCACAACAATAATGAGTTTTTGTCTCATTCATACTTTCACAACAACTGCTCTGAGATTGATATTCAAATTGATGATTCCAGTTTCAATCAAATTGGCCCTCTCCCCATATATCTCAAG TTTGAAGATGTAGAGTTTAAAGTGAGAAACAATACACGAGCAGCTTCGAAAAACCCTGTGAAGAGAATAGTATCAAAGGTAACtagagaaaataagaataataatgggGAAGGTGATGATAAATACAAGAAGATTTTGAAGGGTATAACAGGAAGCATTGGACCTGGTGAAATTCTAGCACTAATGGGTCCTTCTGGGAGTGGCAAAACAACCTTGTTGAGAGTCATAGGAGCAAGATTACTTGACAATGTAAAAGGAAAAATCACCTACAACGATGTTCGTTATACGCCAGCTGTCAAGAGGAG GATTGGATTTGTGACACAAGAGGATATTCTTTTTCCACAATTAACTGTTGAAGAAACATTAGTTTTCTCCGCATTATTAAGGCTACCAACTAATATGAGCAAGCAGCAAAAATATGCAAAAGTGGACACCACTATCAAGCAGCTAGGCCTTGAaag ATGTCGCAACACAAAAATAGGAGGGGGATATCTGAAAGGCATATCAGGAGGGGAAAGGAAGAGAACAAGCATAGGTTATGAAATTCTTGTTGATCCTTCATTGCTACTGCTTGATGAACCAACTTCAGGCCTTGATTCCACCTCAGCAAACAAACTTCTTGTCACTCTTCAGGGGCTTGCCAAG GCAGGAAGGACCATAATTACAACAATACATCAGCCATCAAGCAGAATCTTTCACATGTTTGACAAACTTCTTCTGATATCAGAAGGCTATCCGGTTTACTATGGTAAGGCCAGAGAATCAATGGACTACTTCTCTTCCTTGAGGTTCATGCCGGAGATACCGATGAATCCGGCCGAGTTCTTGCTCGACTTGGCTACCGGACAAGTCAACGATATAAGTTTTCCAGCCGAAGTTTTGCAAGATCAACTAACTAATGACCCTTCTAGAGCGGTTATTAAT TAtctaaaaataaagtataaagcTTTGTTGGAGCCAAAGGAAAAGGAAAACCATGGAGCAGCAACAACAGCAGAGCATCTTCAACAAGCAATTCAAGTTAAGAAGGAGTGGACATTGAGTTGGTTGGACCAATTTGTGATTCTTTCTAGGAGAACATTCAGAGCAAGATGCAAGGACTATTTTGATAAGTTAAGGCTAGTTCAAGCACTTGGCATTGCACTCTTGTTGGGATTACTTTGGTGGAAATCCTCAACCAACACTGAGGCTCAACTCAGAGATCAG GTTGGTTTAATGttctatatatgtatattctGGACATCTACATGCATTTTTGGAGCAGTGTACGTGTTTCCATTCGAAAAGATATACTTGataaaagaaaggaaagcagACATGTATAGATTAAGCGTATACTACGCATGCAGCACGCTGTGTGACATGGTGGCGCATGTTTTCTATCCCACTTTCTTCATGATCATTGTCTATTTCATGGCCGGCTTCAAGAGGACCGTGGCCTGCTTCTTCTTGACTCTCTTCTCCGTTCTGTTAATCGCCGTCACCAGTCAGGGCGCTGGAGAATTGTTTGGAGCTGCAGTTATGAGTATTAAAAGAGCAGGCATGGCTGCTTCTTTGGTGCTTATGTTGTTCCTTCTTACTGGTGGCTACTATGTCCAG CACATACCAAAGTTCATGCAGTGGTTGAAGTATTTATCCTACTTATTCTACGGATTCAGGCTTCTTCTAAAAGTGCAGTATTCCGGAGACCAATTATATGACTGTGAAAGTGAGGGAGGGTGCAGACCCTTGCAAAGTTCACCAACATTTAGCACTGTTAACTTGAAAGGTGGCTTGAAAGAAGTTTGGGTTGTGCTAGCCATGGCTATGTGCTTCAGGTTCTTGGCTTACATTTGCCTCCGCAGAAGAATTGATGCCTACAAATAA
- the LOC140176005 gene encoding uncharacterized protein, translating to MANKVILKGLKKRLEQRKGLWVNELASVLWSYKTLQYATNEMPFRLTYGVDAVIPVEIGELSPRLLLGNGDEASEKDLVDETRVMAHLLEAALKQRLVLRYNQKVRSKRFGEGDLVLWRNDIEPPTPREEKLSPNWERPYRVKEVIGNYAYMLERLDGKELPKT from the coding sequence ATGGCGAACAAGGTCATCCTAAAAGGGTTGAAGAAGCGCTTGGAGCAAAGGAAAGGCTTGTGGGTAAACGAACTAGCCTCGGTTCTATGGTCTTACAAGACACTGCAATATGCTACTAATGAAATGCCTTTTCGGCTCACCTATGGAGTAGATGCTGTTATTCCCGTCGAGATAGGGGAACTCAGCCCAAGGCTCCTATTAGGTAACGGCGACGAGGCAAGTGAGAAGGACCTAGTAGATGAGACTAGAGTGATGGCCCACTTGTTGGAAGCGGCACTGAAACAGAGGTTGGTGTTGCGGTACAATCAAAAGGTGCGTAGCAAAAGATTCGGAGAAGGAGACCTAGTCCTGTGGCGCAACGACATCGAGCCACCGACACCCAGGGAGGAGAAATTGTCCCCCAATTGGGAAAGGCCCTACAGAGTAAAAGAGGTGATAGGGAACTACGCGTACATGCTGGAGCGATTAGATGGGAAGGAGCTCCCAAAAACATGA